One Algoriphagus sp. Y33 genomic window, CCAAACTATCCAAGAGTGATTCCAGCGAACTATTCAGCAATGAAGAATACCTGAAAAGCCAAATTGCCAAACTGGGCTATCGCTACCAAATCGCCAAAAAGTATATGTATATCTATGCCGTTTTACTGGTATTGGCACTCAACATTTCCTACTATGTTTTACTGGAACCACTGAACACCCTCACTCGGATAGGTATCCATCTAGTTTTGACGCTTTCCATTGCTGGCTTTATGCATTGGCAGATGCGCAGAAAAGTAAGAAAATACGACAGGGAACTCCTTCCAATAATCCAACAGATGGAAGAAATGCTGGAGAAGAAAACTGGATAACTTAGGAGAACCTTGTCCATTCCTGAGTTTGGAACTGACCTCTGATAATATTTGAAACTCAGAAGGAAATGAATAAAAACCGATAGATTATCTGAAAAAGGAATTTTCAAGTGATCGGTAAGGGTGAATGACTATTCGACCCTACTTTCTTTGTGGTTAGAAGATTCAGTTGTCAAGGCAGTAAAATATTCTTTGCGTATCCTTTGTGTGCTTTGGGACTAAAAACAAAACCTTCGAGGTTTTTAAAACATCAAAGGTTAAGGAAATTAAAAAAACCTTATTTTCACATTCCAGAAAAACACTTAGCTCCCAGATGCAAAAACGCGCTTTCCTCAAATCCCTTGGACTTCTTTCAGCTTCCCTTCCATTGGCTTCATGGGACTCTGCCCATCTGGCTGACGACCCGAAAGTTCTTTTGCCAAAAGCGATCAAAAAAGGTGACACCATCGGACTTATTTCTCCCTCCGCGGCTACGGCAGATAGAATGCAGTTCACCTATGCCAAAGAAGCTTTGGAAGCACTGGGTTTCGAAGTGATGCCGGGCAAAAACCTGATGAACCGAAGAGGTCACCTTGCAGGAACGGATGAAGAACGTGCCGGAGATTTGAATGAGATGTTTGCTGACAATAGTGTAAAAGCTATAGTTAGTATCCGCGGTGGTTCGGGTGCGGCCAGGATTTTACCCCTGATTGACTACAAAACCATCGCAAGAAACCCAAAGCCGCTTCTTGGTTACTCAGACATCACAGCTTTACACTGTGCTATTCAGGCTCAAACAGGCTTGATTACCTTTCATGGTCCCATGGGTTCAGGAAGTTGGAATAGCTTTAATGTAACTCAATTCGAAAAGATATTCTTCGATCAAGAAAAAGTCACCTTTGAAAATATCCACTCCGAAAGTGACGACTTGGTAGTCAAATCAAATCGCATTCAAACCCTTAAAAGTGGAAAAGCAGAAGGAAAAATCCTAGGTGGAAATTTAACGGTACTTACCGCAATTTCGGGCTCTCTCTATTATCCTGATTTTACAGATGCCATTCTATTCATCGAAGACATAGGAGAAGACCCATACAAAATAGACCGCATGATGAGCACGTTGAAACTAAATGGCACACTGAACAAAATCAAGGGCTTTATTTTTGGACAATGTTCTGATTGCGAACCCGGCGGCGGATATGGCTCTCTGACCCTTGATCAGGTTTTGGATGATTATGTACTTCCGCTTGATATACCGGCCTACTCCGGTGCGATGATTGGACATATTTCCAAGCAATTTATTATTCCTGTAGGTGCTAGAGTTACAATGGATGCGGACAAAGGAACCATTTCAATGCTTGAGTCCGTATTTCAATGAGTAAAAGACTTACTGTCTAGTACCATGATAACGACTTAAACATGAAATTAACATTACTCACACTCTCTATTCTTGGAATTTTCTCTTGCAATAGCTCCAAAAATATGCTTCCAAATGATGTTGATTTACCCATGACTGAAAACCCAACAGACAACACTGACCAACTTACATATTTGGCACTTGGAGATAGTTACACTATCGGTGAAGGTGTCAGCGATACAGGACGATATCCAAGCCAATTGATCGCAACATTGAATGCTGAAACCGGCAAATCTTGGGCTTCCCCAAAAGTGATTGCTCAAACAGGCTGGACTGTGGATGAACTGGATAGAGGAATCAACAAAGCGGGTATCGAAGGAAACACGTACTATTTGGTGACACTCTCTATTGGAGTAAATAACCAATACAGGGGTCTTCCAATTTCGAAATTCGAGGAGGAATTTGAAAATATGCTGCTTCGGGCTATCAGC contains:
- a CDS encoding LD-carboxypeptidase codes for the protein MQKRAFLKSLGLLSASLPLASWDSAHLADDPKVLLPKAIKKGDTIGLISPSAATADRMQFTYAKEALEALGFEVMPGKNLMNRRGHLAGTDEERAGDLNEMFADNSVKAIVSIRGGSGAARILPLIDYKTIARNPKPLLGYSDITALHCAIQAQTGLITFHGPMGSGSWNSFNVTQFEKIFFDQEKVTFENIHSESDDLVVKSNRIQTLKSGKAEGKILGGNLTVLTAISGSLYYPDFTDAILFIEDIGEDPYKIDRMMSTLKLNGTLNKIKGFIFGQCSDCEPGGGYGSLTLDQVLDDYVLPLDIPAYSGAMIGHISKQFIIPVGARVTMDADKGTISMLESVFQ
- a CDS encoding SGNH/GDSL hydrolase family protein gives rise to the protein MKLTLLTLSILGIFSCNSSKNMLPNDVDLPMTENPTDNTDQLTYLALGDSYTIGEGVSDTGRYPSQLIATLNAETGKSWASPKVIAQTGWTVDELDRGINKAGIEGNTYYLVTLSIGVNNQYRGLPISKFEEEFENMLLRAISFAAVNTTHVVVLSIPDWGVTPFATQSGRDIGKIAEEIDAYNSLKAKICEKHEVMYIDITAQYRSLAAQPDMLAADGLHPSAKMYGLWTEKLFEHLKTMDF